From the Flavobacterium gyeonganense genome, the window AAGTAGATATAACCATTGAAACCGGCAGGGGTAAGCCTCCCCATTTTTATAATGACCTAAATGAAGAAACTGAAATGCTCACTAAGATAAAAAGATTCCGTTTGATTCATCAAACATAAATACTAAGACTGTTACCATAAAACAATTAAAGTGTAAAGAATACAACATAAAAGTAATTGCTGCTAATGATTGCATTGAACAATAATAAGCTTTAAAGAAAAATCATGAAAAAACATCTCATCATACTTTTTTTAATTATTGATGCACTTACCTATGGCCAAATTAATACTACCAAAGGTGATTGTGAAATTATAAAGATTGACGACATAAGATCTTTTCCAGGCTCAAATGATTTAGTATTGTATTATTATAGTTTTGATGGATTAAATTGGAACTTATTCAACCACACACAGGAACAGTATAGAGAGGGATTAATATTTACTGTCAAAGACGATATTAGAGGATTTATATCTGTTGATGATGATAGTGTATCACCGTATGTGGGGCCTCTTTACATAAAAGGTGAAGCATTAACAAATGTAGGCTCACATCCTAATCCTAATTTATTAGTTGATAACTGCGAAAAACAAATAGCCCAAACTCCCCCCAATAAACCAATCCCATGCAATTTTCGACGTATAGGAATACCAACGCAATATTATTATATAATTCCGTGTTCGCCTCATTTAGCTAGTGTACCGATTACATCAAAATCAACTTGTTTTGAAAACCATGATGCAAAAGTTACATTTTTATTTGACAGGGATCTACAAACCAACGAATATTTCTTATTGAATTTAATGACTATAACAGCAAATAGTACTCCTGTACCACCACAAGTCAAATATGTTTACAAAGACAACTATATAGATCGAAAAATTAGCTTTACTGGTTTAGATTCAGGAACTTTTTATTTACGTTACCAAACATTTCAAGAAGGCAACCCTACCCCTTTTAGTGACAACAATAGTGACCACTTTACAATTGATGCTGTTATGCCACTTACTTTTAATGTTAGAGCTTACAATCCAAAATGTAATAACGACAAAGTAGATCTAACTATTGAAGCCGATGGCGGCACTCCTCCTTATTTTTATAATAACCTAAATGGAGAAACTGAAATTATCAACGGAGTAACACAGGTAAAAAAATTCAGTTTGATCCATCTGACAAAAATAAAAAAACTGTAACCATACAACAGGCAGAACTAAAAGAGTACAACATCAAAGTAACAGATTCAAATAACTGTATTGAGCAATAATCCTAAGATAAAAATTATGAAAAAACATTTACTATTATTATTGCTTATCACAAGTTTTTGGGGTTATTCACAAACTCTGGCTACTGTTACCCCGAATGCTGTTGACGGTGCCAGAACTGTAACTTTTGTTAATCCTGCTCCTATTGAGATTGATGGAGTACTCAACAAAACAGATGCGACAGGCTTCGGTCTGGCAAATGGTACATTGACTGTAGTCTTTAAAGGCGGAACTGGCACTTATGACTATATCTGGAGAAAAAGATGGTTCATTGATTACAGCTGTATCTGACTGGTCAAAATTAGCATATGGAAACTACACTATAAAAGCAAAAGATAAAAATGGTGTATGTGAAAGTGTGGAATATCCTTTTACAATCGGGCAGCCTGGTAAACTTGAAGTTACTATTGCTGGCAAAGCCATTTTATGTCATGGTAAAAATACCGGAGAGCTTTATGTAACTAACAAATCAGGAGGAATTGGAAGTTATACTTATAAATGGTTCAAAAGTAATGGAACTACTTTTGAGGATACTGGTTTAAGGGGAGAATCAATTACTAATGACTTATATTCAGGAACTTATAAGGTAGAAATTACCGACAGCGCCTACCCTGACAAAAATTCAGAATGGTCTAATGAATTCTATATCTCGCAGCCTGTAGCCGCTATATCTGTTGCAGAAACACAAACTAACGTAACCTGTAATGGCAGCAATAATGGTACTATCTCACTAAATATTAATGGTGGTACTCCAGGGTATTCAATTCTTTGGAATGGTACCTTTACCACAACCCATATCGCAGGACAACCAGACAGAACAGGTTTACCTCCAGGAAATTACTATTATACTATTACCGATGCAAATGGCTGTACCTATAACAGTACTGATGACATCATCATCACAGCTCCTTCTCTGATAAGTATTACCTCTTTAACAACAACGCAGCCATCCGGCACGAATAGCACTGACGGAAAAATAACTATTGCTGCTTCAGGAGGTACTGGTACTTATACCTATTTCATTACGAAAGGCGGAGTTACATCCTCACATAGTAACAATATCATTACCAATCTTGAAAATGGTACTTATGAGGTTGTGGTAAAAGACAGTAACAATTGTACTTCTTTACCTTCTGTAGCAAAATTAGAAGCATTAGCGGTAACTTTTGTCAGCCAGCAAAATGTAAAATGTCACGGAGAAAATACAGGGACAATAACTGTACAGGCATCAGGAGGAACTCTTGCCAATACCTCTGCTTACCAATATCAATGGTACAAAGGTGCCACTAAAATAGATAACGAAACAAATGCAACAATACATAATCTCGTAGGAGGTTCTTACTCTGTTCAGGTAATGGATGACAAAATGGTACCTGTGGCCTCGGCTGTTTATACTATTACATCACCATTACAGCCGTTATCCGTTACAAGTAATGCTGCAACCCAGCAGCAAAATGTTTCGTGTAATGGGGGAAGTGATGGAAAAATAGAAATTAACGTAAGCGGTGGTACTCCAACATACTCTTATAAATGGAATGACGGACCTGTCAGCAAAGACCGATACGGACTATCAGCGGGAACATATTCTGTAACTGTTACAGATGCAAACGGATGTACACAAAGCCTTACTGATATTATAATTACAGATCCGACTAAAATAACTATTTCATCCCCGTCTCTAACACATGTTGCGATTAATGGCCAAAGTACAGGATCTGTCATTTTCCCATCAGGTTCTGTGGGGGGTAATGGCGGCTATACATACAAATGGACATCCAATAATGGCTTTACAGCAAGTATACGAGATTTAAACGGAGTCAGGGCAGGAATTTATTACTTAACTATTTCCGATAAAAACTTATGTCAGTCTGTACAATACAATTTTACGGTTCTGGAAAAAACCAAACTTGAAGTACTTATTAAAGAATCTGCTTTTATTAAATGTAACGGGGACTCTAATGGTCAGCTGATTGCAGAAGTTACAGGAGGAGTAGCTCCTTATAGATACAGATGGGAAAAAAATGGAACTACATTAACCGGAGAAAATTCCGCAAGCCTCTCAGGTATAGGATTTGGCAACTACAGTGTTTATGTAACTGACAGTGCAAACCCTGATCCGGGACCATTTGCCTCTGCGCAACAAATCAATTTTACATTAGCACAGCCTGACGCTTTAAAAGTATCAGTTGCTAAACAAACCAATGTTTTATGCTTTGGTGAGGCAACAGGCGCAATCGAAATTGCAATTGAAGGAGGAACTGCACCTTACACCCAGCAATGGACAAAAGATGGCACAAGTTATACAGGAAACTTAAATACGCTTGAAGCTGGTGAATATAATGTAATTGTCAAAGATGCAATTGGACATGAATGTACTGCAACTCTTAGCCAGCCAGTCAAAATTACCCAACCCACTGCCCCACTTCAGGTTTCAACTCCGGGACCTGTACATCTAAAAGGTTTTGAAACCAATGATGGAAGTATATCCGTTACTGTTACCGGTGGAAAACCAAATTATAGCTACGAATGGAGAAAAGGCAGTGCAGCTTCAATAATTGGTACTGGAGCGTCAATAGCTAATCTGAGCGCCGGCATCTATCACTTAATTGTAAAAGATGCTAATGGCTGTACACTACCTCAAATTGATTATACTGTTACCCAGCCTGATAAACTTGAAGTGGTTAGTTTAATCCAGACTCCTTTTACAAATATTCTTTGTAAGGGAGATTTTTCAGGAGAATATACAATGATTGTAAAAGGTGGTGTTAAAGAATATAGTTTTGAATGGATCAACACTACAACCGGAATAAAATATACTTCTACCGAGATCATTTCTGCTGCTTCAACATCTTCAAAAGCTTCTGGGTTAGGTGCAGGCAGTTATGTGGTTACTGTTAAAGATGCAAATAGCAATGCTCTTTTTGGCACCAATACTTTTACTATTACTGAACCAGATCAATTGGCTTTTACATACACAAAAGAAAATGTTTCCTGCTTTGGAGGAAATAACGGAACGATTACACTCCATATAACTGGAGGAACAAAAGATACTGACCTCACAAAACCCTATTCTATAATTAGCACTGGAGGAACTGTAGATTATCAGAACGGAATCATTTCAGGACTTTCTGAAGGAACTTACACAATACGAGTAACTGACAAAAATCTTTGCGGACCTGTTGAACAAACTATTCAGATTACCCAGCCTGCTAAATCCGTAATTATAGAAGATAATGCAACAGTTACACCAACTACGGGTTTTGGTTTATCAACTGGAAAAATAGAAATAAGCGCAGTGGGAGGAACATTACCTTACACCTACCAATGGAAAAATAATGCAGGGACAATTGTGGGTACAAACAATCCTGTGCTTTCTAATGCTCCTGCTGGTATTTACAGTGTTACGGTAACCGATTCTAATCATTGTTTTGATTCAAAAACA encodes:
- a CDS encoding SprB repeat-containing protein, which translates into the protein MTISGEKDGSLITAVSDWSKLAYGNYTIKAKDKNGVCESVEYPFTIGQPGKLEVTIAGKAILCHGKNTGELYVTNKSGGIGSYTYKWFKSNGTTFEDTGLRGESITNDLYSGTYKVEITDSAYPDKNSEWSNEFYISQPVAAISVAETQTNVTCNGSNNGTISLNINGGTPGYSILWNGTFTTTHIAGQPDRTGLPPGNYYYTITDANGCTYNSTDDIIITAPSLISITSLTTTQPSGTNSTDGKITIAASGGTGTYTYFITKGGVTSSHSNNIITNLENGTYEVVVKDSNNCTSLPSVAKLEALAVTFVSQQNVKCHGENTGTITVQASGGTLANTSAYQYQWYKGATKIDNETNATIHNLVGGSYSVQVMDDKMVPVASAVYTITSPLQPLSVTSNAATQQQNVSCNGGSDGKIEINVSGGTPTYSYKWNDGPVSKDRYGLSAGTYSVTVTDANGCTQSLTDIIITDPTKITISSPSLTHVAINGQSTGSVIFPSGSVGGNGGYTYKWTSNNGFTASIRDLNGVRAGIYYLTISDKNLCQSVQYNFTVLEKTKLEVLIKESAFIKCNGDSNGQLIAEVTGGVAPYRYRWEKNGTTLTGENSASLSGIGFGNYSVYVTDSANPDPGPFASAQQINFTLAQPDALKVSVAKQTNVLCFGEATGAIEIAIEGGTAPYTQQWTKDGTSYTGNLNTLEAGEYNVIVKDAIGHECTATLSQPVKITQPTAPLQVSTPGPVHLKGFETNDGSISVTVTGGKPNYSYEWRKGSAASIIGTGASIANLSAGIYHLIVKDANGCTLPQIDYTVTQPDKLEVVSLIQTPFTNILCKGDFSGEYTMIVKGGVKEYSFEWINTTTGIKYTSTEIISAASTSSKASGLGAGSYVVTVKDANSNALFGTNTFTITEPDQLAFTYTKENVSCFGGNNGTITLHITGGTKDTDLTKPYSIISTGGTVDYQNGIISGLSEGTYTIRVTDKNLCGPVEQTIQITQPAKSVIIEDNATVTPTTGFGLSTGKIEISAVGGTLPYTYQWKNNAGTIVGTNNPVLSNAPAGIYSVTVTDSNHCFDSKTYIIEQPTKPALTETHLQAKCNGLLGSLVATANGGATYNQNQADKIYTYNLKNKATAAVISINGNTANFANIADGDYTLTATDASGIQSNSIDIVFKQPTPIVVSLASKSNVRCFGDKDGAIVLSASGGTPLIVNGTPEYSYQWKKKNLSNSIYENFTPTSLNTFPAGIYAVEVRDANYNIGDATHCIGVLENIEITQPADFGFDIEKITYSNPTALNGNDGSLHFEITGGKANYEYKFYTKNSAGAETIIQTISNSPLMTADFSGLTKDHYYISAQDATGCIKYADFDFRDNPLTISVNQTQNISCYDANNGIIGANAAGGFGQKNIHGTAILFY